A genomic segment from Mus musculus strain C57BL/6J chromosome 13, GRCm38.p6 C57BL/6J encodes:
- the Cplx2 gene encoding complexin-2: MDFVMKQALGGATKDMGKMLGGEEEKDPDAQKKEEERQEALRQQEEERKAKHARMEAEREKVRQQIRDKYGLKKKEEKEAEEKAALEQPCEGSLTRPKKAIPAGCGDEEEEEEESILDTVLKYLPGPLQDMFKK, translated from the exons ATGGACTTCGTCATGAAGCAAGCCCTCGGAG GGGCCACCAAGGACATGGGGAAGATgctggggggagaggaggagaaggacccAGACgcacagaagaaggaggaggagcggCAGGAGGCCCTGAGGCAGCAGGAGGAAGAGCGCAAGGCGAAACACGCCCGCATGGAAGCCGAGCGCGAGAAGGTCCGGCAGCAGATCCGAGACAAG TAtgggctgaagaagaaggaagagaaagaggcagaggagaAGGCAGCCCTGGAACAGCCCTGCGAGGGAAGCCTGACCCGACCCAAGAAGGCCATCCCTGCAGGCTGTggggacgaggaggaggaggaagaggagagcatCCTGGACACAGTGCTCAAATATCTGCCAGGGCCGCTGCAGGACATGTTCAAGAAGTAA